The following proteins are encoded in a genomic region of Populus trichocarpa isolate Nisqually-1 chromosome 13, P.trichocarpa_v4.1, whole genome shotgun sequence:
- the LOC7478901 gene encoding lon protease homolog 1, mitochondrial, which yields MLKLLSSTSRQIHTHFTSPCLRVATESQPSSFLKSLSLLTGLSQRGHKSPSFYQRAFFCSDSSSGDGGDGGGIVEVEVRSGASETEAEGGAADASNSSAIVPTSPRPEDYLTVLALPLPHRPLFPGFYMPIYVKDPKLLAALQESRKRQAPYCGAFLLKDEPDTDPSVVTGSESDKNIYDLKGKDLYNRLHEVGTLAQITTIQGDQVILIGHRRLRITEMVSENPLTVKVDHLKDKPYNKDDDVIKATSFEVISTLRDVLKTSSLWRDHVQTYTQHVGDFNFPRLADFGAAISGANKLQCQEVLEELDVYKRLKLTLELVKKEMEISKIQESIAKAIEEKISGEQRRYLLNEQLKAIKKELGLETDDKTALSEKFRERLEPNREKIPEHVLQVIEEELTKLQLLEASSSEFNVTRNYLDWLTALPWGNYSDENFDVLRAQKILDEDHYGLTDVKERILEFIAVGKLRGISQGKIICLSGPPGVGKTSIGRSIARALNRKFFRFSVGGLSDVAEIKGHRRTYIGAMPGKMVQCLKNVGTANPLVLIDEIDKLGRGHTGDPASALLELLDPEQNANFLDHYLDVPIDVSKVLFVCTANVLDTIPNPLLDRMEVVSIAGYITDEKVHIARDYLEKATREACGIKPEQVEVTDAALLALIENYCREAGVRNLQKQIEKIYRKIALQLVRQGAIIEPAVPVAELDAEKVESIETSTESVEVSSNKQNNETLEEAEIVHTDQTPEEAEIVQTDPQPDNVQSPLDQPTDSKDTTETEKIEESEGTKAVDKVLVDTSNLADFVGKPVFHAERIYDQTPVGVVMGLAWTAMGGSTLYIETTQVEQGDGKGALNLTGQLGEVMKESAQIAHTVARGILLVKEPDNLFFSNTKLHLHVPAGATPKDGPSAGCTMITSFLSLAMKKPVRKDLAMTGEVTLTGKILPIGGVKEKTIAARRSEVKTIIFPSANRRDFDELSPNVKEGLDVHFVDDYGQIFELALGYDENEKR from the exons ATGCTAAAACTCCTCTCTTCCACTTCTCGCCAAATTCACACCCACTTTACATCCCCATGTCTCCGGGTCGCCACCGAGTCACAACCGAGCTCCTTTCTGAAGTCTCTGAGTTTACTCACTGGGTTGTCTCAGAGGGGCCATAAAAGTCCCAGTTTTTATCAAAGGGCCTTCTTTTGTTCTGATTCTTCTTCCGGAGATGGCGGCGATGGAGGTGGAATTGTTGAGGTGGAGGTAAGAAGTGGTGCCAGCGAGACGGAGGCTGAAGGTGGAGCTGCGGATGCCAGTAATTCCTCGGCTATTGTGCCTACTAGTCCTAGACCAGAGGATTATTTAACG GTGCTGGCGTTGCCATTGCCACATAGACCTCTTTTTCCTGGTTTCTACATGCCAATTTATGTGAAG GATCCTAAATTATTGGCAGCTTTACAAGAAAGCAGAAAAAGGCAAGCACCATATTGTGGAGCTTTTCTTCTTAAAGACGAGCCAGACACTGATCCCAGTGTTGTAACTGGATCTGAATcagacaaaaatatatatgatcttAAGGGAAAGGATCTGTATAATCGTCTTCATGAAGTTGGCACACTTGCTCAG ATCACAACTATTCAAGGTGACCAGGTTATCCTTATTGGTCATAGGCGACTTCGGATAACTGAGATG GTCAGTGAGAATCCTTTAACTGTTAAAGTTGATCATCTCAAG GACAAACCATATAACAAGGATGATGATGTTATAAAGGCAACATCTTTCGAGGTTATATCAACCTTGAGAGATGTTCTGAAGACAAGTTCACTTTGGAGAGATCATGTTCAAACATATACACAG CATGTAGGTGACTTTAATTTTCCTAGGCTAGCAGATTTTGGGGCTGCAATATCAGGCGCGAACAAGTTGCAGTGCCAAGAAGTGCTTGAAGAGCTGGAT GTGTATAAACGTTTGAAACTCACACTAGAGTTggtgaaaaaagaaatggaaatcaGCAAGATCCAG GAATCAATTGCAAAAGCAATTGAAGAGAAGATAAGTGGTGAGCAGCGGCGCTATTTGTTGAATGAACAACTTAAAGCCATAAAGAAG GAACTGGGATTGGAAACAGATGACAAAACAGCACTTTCTG AAAAGTTCAGGGAAAGGCTTGAACCAAACAGGGAAAAAATCCCAGAACATGTTTTGCAAGTTATAGAAGAAGAGCTCACGAAGCTGCAGCTTTTAGAGGCTAGTTCAAGTGAATTTAATGTCACTCGTAATTATTTAGATTGGTTGACTGCATTGCCTTGGGGAAATTACAG CGATGAGAATTTTGATGTTCTACGGGCACAAAAGATTCTTGACGAAGATCATTATGGATTAACTGATGTTAAGGAAAGGATATTGGAATTTATAGCTGTTGGAAAACTAAGAGGAATCTCACAAG GAAAAATTATCTGTCTCTCTGGTCCACCTGGGGTGGGTAAAACTAGTATTGGGCGTTCAATTGCACGTGCATTAAACCGGAAGTTCTTTCGGTTTTCAGTAGGAGGCTTGTCTGATGTTGCTGAAATTAAG GGGCATCGTCGAACCTATATTGGTGCAATGCCAGGAAAGATGGTGCAGTGCCTGAAAAATGTGGGAACTGCTAACCCTCTTGTTCTGATCGATGAGATTGACAAG TTGGGAAGAGGGCACACTGGAGATCCAGCAAGTGCTTTATTGGAGCTCCTTGACCCAGAGCAAAATGCCAATTTTCTGGACCACTACCTTGATGTTCCGATTGACGTATCAAAG GTTCTCTTTGTGTGCACAGCAAATGTTTTGGACACGATACCTAACCCCCTTCTGGATAGAATGGAGGTAGTTTCTATTGCTGGGTATATTACAGACGAGAAAGTGCATATTGCCAGAGATTATTTGGAGAAGGCTACACGCGAAGCATGTGGCATCAAGCCTGAGCAG GTTGAAGTAACTGATGCTGCTCTTCTGGCTCTGATAGAGAATTATTGCCGAGAAGCAGGAGTTCGGAATcttcaaaagcaaattgaaaagatCTATCGCAAG ATTGCACTGCAACTTGTGCGGCAAGGAGCGATAATTGAACCTGCAGTTCCAGTGGCAGAACTAGATGCAGAAAAAGTTGAAAGTATTGAAACCTCCACAGAATCAGTAGAGGTTAGCagtaacaaacaaaataatgaaacCCTAGAGGAAGCTGAAATTGTGCACACAGATCAAACCCCTGAGGAAGCTGAGATTGTGCAGACGGATCCGCAACCTGACAATGTACAGAGTCCCCTTGATCAACCTACTGATTCAAAG GATACAACTGAAACTGAGAAAATTGAGGAAAGTGAAGGAACTAAGGCAGTTGATAAAGTGTTGGTTGACACATCAAACTTGGCTGATTTTGTTGGCAAACCTGTTTTCCACGCTGAACGCATCTATGATCAAACTCCAGTTGGGGTTGTGATGGGCCTTGCATGGACTGCAATGGGAGGTTCCACCTTGTATATAGAGACCACTCAGGTTGAGCAAGGAGATGGGAAAGGAGCCCTTAATCTTACTGGTCAACTTGGAGAAGTAATGAAAGAAAGTGCCCAAATTGCTCACACAGTTGCTAGAGGGATATTGCTTGTGAAAGAACCTGATAACCTCTTCTTTTCTAATACCAAGCTTCATCTTCATGTTCCTGCTGGGGCCACACCAAAAGATGGACCGAGTGCTGGTTGCACCATGATCACATCCTTTCTATCTCTTGCCATGAAGAAGCCTGTCAGAAAAGATCTAGCAATGACTGGGGAAGTTACACTAACTGGAAAAATTCTTCCCATTGGTGGG GTCAAGGAGAAAACAATAGCGGCAAGAAGAAGCGAGGTGAAGACCATCATATTCCCATCAGCAAACAGGCGAGATTTCGATGAGCTTTCACCTAATGTCAAAGAAGGCCTTGATGTCCACTTTGTAGATGACTATGGCCAGATATTCGAGTTAGCTTTGGGATATGATGAGAATGAGAAAAGGTAA